Proteins from a genomic interval of Kribbella aluminosa:
- a CDS encoding acyl-CoA dehydrogenase family protein: MSFVESEERRELRKVVAELGKKYGYEWFNRQARSGGNTAELWLEAGKLGFLGVNLPERYGGGGGGMADLSIVLEELGAAGCPLLMMVVSPSICGTVISRFGTDDQKQRWLPGLADGTTIMAFAITEPDAGSNSHQITTTARRTEDGWSLTGQKVFISGLDVAKAVLVVGRTEDARTGKLKPALFIVPIDAPGVEFRQIEMDLISPDKQYALFLDDVQLPREALVGSGDAALMQLFAGLNPERIMASAFALGIARHALGKATAYVKERQVWKHPIGAHQGLAHPLAQIKIELELARLMMQKAAALYDAGDDMGAGEAANMAKYAAGEVAVRATDQAVQSLGGNGMTVEYGVASLVAAARATRIAPVSREMILNFVAQHSLGLPKSY, translated from the coding sequence ATGAGCTTCGTCGAATCGGAAGAGCGCCGGGAGCTGCGGAAGGTGGTCGCCGAGCTCGGGAAGAAGTACGGGTACGAGTGGTTCAACCGGCAGGCCCGGTCCGGCGGGAACACCGCCGAGCTGTGGCTGGAGGCCGGCAAGCTCGGGTTCCTCGGGGTGAACCTGCCCGAGCGGTACGGCGGCGGAGGCGGCGGGATGGCCGACCTGTCGATCGTGCTGGAGGAGCTCGGCGCGGCCGGCTGTCCGTTGCTGATGATGGTGGTCTCGCCGTCGATCTGCGGTACGGTGATCTCGCGGTTCGGCACCGACGACCAGAAGCAGCGCTGGCTGCCGGGCCTCGCCGACGGTACGACGATCATGGCGTTCGCGATCACCGAACCCGACGCCGGCTCGAACTCGCACCAGATCACCACCACCGCCCGCCGGACCGAGGACGGCTGGTCGCTGACCGGGCAGAAGGTCTTCATCTCCGGCCTCGACGTCGCGAAGGCCGTCCTGGTCGTCGGCCGCACGGAGGACGCTCGCACCGGCAAGCTGAAGCCGGCGTTGTTCATCGTCCCGATCGACGCGCCGGGCGTGGAGTTCCGGCAGATCGAGATGGACCTGATCAGCCCGGACAAGCAGTACGCCTTGTTCCTGGACGACGTACAGCTCCCGCGCGAAGCGCTTGTCGGATCCGGGGACGCGGCCCTCATGCAGCTGTTCGCGGGCCTGAACCCGGAGCGGATCATGGCGTCCGCGTTCGCGCTCGGGATCGCCCGGCACGCGCTCGGCAAGGCGACGGCGTACGTCAAGGAACGCCAGGTCTGGAAGCACCCGATCGGCGCACACCAAGGGCTCGCGCACCCACTCGCGCAGATCAAGATCGAGCTCGAGCTCGCCCGCCTGATGATGCAGAAGGCCGCCGCGCTGTACGACGCGGGCGACGACATGGGTGCCGGCGAGGCCGCGAACATGGCGAAGTACGCCGCCGGCGAGGTCGCCGTCCGCGCCACCGACCAGGCCGTGCAATCCCTCGGCGGGAACGGTATGACGGTCGAGTACGGCGTCGCCTCGCTGGTCGCCGCCGCCCGCGCGACCCGGATCGCACCGGTGAGCCGGGAGATGATCCTGAACTTCGTCGCACAACACAGCCTCGGACTGCCGAAGTCGTACTAG
- a CDS encoding acetyl/propionyl/methylcrotonyl-CoA carboxylase subunit alpha: MISSVLVANRGEIARRVFRTARALGLSTVAVYSTADARMPYVDEADAAVQLPGNAPGETYLRADLIVEAARRAGADAVHPGYGFLSENAAFAQAVIDAGLTWIGPPVDAISSMGSKIEAKKLMAAAGVPVLAELTPAEVAAGDLPVLVKASAGGGGRGMRVVSRLADLAGEIEAASAEALSAFGDGTVFCERYLASGRHVEVQIMADQHGTIWAVGERECSIQRRHQKVVEEAPSPLVERIPSMRPALFDAARKAAAAIGYVGAGTVEFLADETGNFYFLEMNTRLQVEHPVTEETTGLDLVELQFAVAAGEHLPPEPPPTVGHAIEVRLYAEDPTRDWQPQTGRLHRFQVGDARLSGTNVAPAGEKVPESGLRVDSGVEDGSEVSPYYDPMLAKVIAYGPDRTAVARRLAGVLGRAKLHGVGTNRDLLAWILRHPAFLAGDTDTAFFGEHGVGPGVDDAVVRVSALAAALADAAGRCDPVRVPSGWRNLPSQLQRKSYRVGEVVHEIGYRLTRDGLVVDGNIILLDSTSERVVLEVDGVRRMFEVAAYGGLTCVDSALGSVQLSTVERFTDPAQQMAAGSLVAPMPGTVVRVGVQVGDVVTQGQPLLWLEAMKMEHTIAAPVDGVVGELKVAAGQQVEVGAVLAVVGEDA; encoded by the coding sequence CGCTCGCGCGCTCGGCCTGTCGACGGTCGCTGTCTACTCGACGGCCGATGCGCGGATGCCGTACGTCGACGAGGCGGACGCCGCCGTACAGCTGCCGGGGAATGCTCCGGGCGAGACCTATCTGCGCGCGGACCTGATCGTCGAGGCGGCGCGGCGGGCGGGCGCGGACGCCGTACATCCGGGGTATGGGTTCCTGTCGGAGAACGCGGCGTTCGCGCAGGCGGTGATCGACGCGGGGCTGACCTGGATCGGGCCGCCGGTGGACGCGATCTCGTCGATGGGGTCGAAGATCGAGGCGAAGAAGCTGATGGCGGCCGCCGGAGTGCCGGTGCTTGCCGAGCTCACGCCTGCTGAGGTGGCGGCGGGTGACCTGCCGGTGCTGGTGAAGGCGTCGGCCGGTGGTGGTGGGCGCGGGATGCGGGTGGTCTCGCGGCTGGCGGACCTGGCCGGGGAGATCGAGGCGGCGTCGGCGGAGGCGTTGTCGGCGTTCGGCGACGGGACCGTGTTCTGCGAGCGGTATCTGGCCAGCGGGCGGCATGTCGAAGTACAGATCATGGCCGATCAGCACGGGACGATCTGGGCCGTCGGGGAACGCGAATGCTCCATCCAGCGCCGGCACCAGAAGGTTGTCGAGGAGGCGCCTTCGCCGCTGGTGGAACGCATCCCTTCGATGCGTCCCGCCCTGTTCGACGCGGCACGGAAGGCCGCGGCCGCGATCGGGTACGTCGGCGCCGGGACGGTCGAGTTCCTCGCGGACGAGACCGGCAACTTCTACTTCCTCGAGATGAACACCCGCCTCCAGGTGGAACACCCGGTGACCGAGGAGACGACCGGGCTCGACCTGGTCGAGCTCCAGTTCGCCGTCGCCGCGGGCGAGCACCTCCCGCCGGAACCACCACCGACGGTCGGTCACGCGATCGAGGTCCGGTTGTACGCCGAGGACCCGACCCGCGACTGGCAGCCGCAGACCGGCCGCCTGCACCGCTTCCAGGTCGGGGATGCGCGCCTTTCCGGAACAAATGTCGCACCTGCGGGCGAAAAGGTTCCGGAAAGCGGGCTGCGGGTGGACTCGGGGGTTGAGGACGGGTCGGAGGTTTCGCCGTACTACGACCCGATGCTGGCGAAGGTGATCGCGTACGGGCCTGATCGGACTGCGGTCGCGCGGCGGCTGGCCGGGGTGCTGGGACGCGCGAAGCTCCACGGCGTAGGCACGAATCGGGATCTCCTCGCGTGGATCCTGCGGCACCCGGCGTTCCTCGCGGGAGACACCGACACCGCGTTCTTCGGCGAACACGGAGTCGGGCCTGGGGTTGACGATGCGGTGGTGCGGGTGTCGGCGTTGGCCGCGGCGCTGGCGGATGCGGCCGGCCGGTGTGATCCGGTACGGGTCCCGAGTGGGTGGCGGAACCTTCCGTCGCAACTGCAGCGGAAGAGCTACCGCGTGGGCGAGGTGGTGCACGAGATCGGCTACCGGCTGACCCGCGACGGATTGGTTGTCGATGGCAACATCATCCTCCTCGACAGCACCTCGGAACGGGTGGTGCTCGAAGTCGATGGGGTGCGCAGGATGTTCGAGGTCGCGGCGTACGGCGGGCTCACCTGTGTGGACTCGGCCTTGGGCAGCGTGCAGTTGTCGACGGTCGAGCGGTTCACCGATCCGGCGCAGCAGATGGCCGCCGGATCGTTGGTGGCACCTATGCCGGGGACCGTGGTTCGGGTCGGCGTGCAGGTGGGTGATGTGGTGACGCAAGGGCAGCCGTTGCTGTGGTTGGAGGCGATGAAGATGGAGCACACGATCGCCGCGCCGGTGGACGGGGTTGTCGGGGAGTTGAAGGTGGCAGCGGGACAACAGGTCGAGGTCGGCGCCGTACTGGCCGTGGTTGGGGAGGACGCATGA